A region of the Leptolyngbya sp. CCY15150 genome:
TGAGCTAGAATTTGTAGGATAATTTCAAAGTGCTGTGACCAGGAGTGCAAAGCATGAGTTCAATGGCTGGTAAAGTCGCAATTGTGACGGGTGCAAGTTCTGGTATTGGTCGTGCAACTGCGATTTCATTCGGCAAGGCTGGGGCGAGTGTGGTGGTCGTAGCTCGCCGCGCAGACAAGGGAGAAGAAACCGTTGGACTCATCACAGACGTAGGTGGCAAAGCAGTGTTTGTTCAAGCAGATGTCACAAAGGCCTCTGATATTGAAACAATGGTTAAGAAGACAGTTGAAACCTACGGTCGGCTTGACTATGCATTTAACAATGCTGGGTCTGGAAGCTCTGGCAAACTTGCTGACCTGTCAGAGGCAGATTGGGATTTTGAGATTAATGCGAATCTCAAGTCGGTTTGGTTATCGATGAAGTACGAAATTCCTGTCATGCAGCAGTTAGGAGGAGGTGCGATCGTCAACACGTCGTCTCAAGGCGCACTGCTTGGCGTCGCAAATTATGGAGCTTATGGCGCAGCAAAGGCAGGAGTAATCGCCCTTTCTCGTGCAGCGGCGGCTGAATATTCTGCTGATCGAATTCGGATTAATACCGTTAGCCCCGGTGCTGTGAAAACTGACTTATGGGCAGAAGCCCCCCCTGAAATGCTTGATCAAGTCGCTGCTGGAATTCCACTACAGCGAATCGGGGTGCCAGAAGATATTGCTGA
Encoded here:
- a CDS encoding glucose 1-dehydrogenase, which codes for MSSMAGKVAIVTGASSGIGRATAISFGKAGASVVVVARRADKGEETVGLITDVGGKAVFVQADVTKASDIETMVKKTVETYGRLDYAFNNAGSGSSGKLADLSEADWDFEINANLKSVWLSMKYEIPVMQQLGGGAIVNTSSQGALLGVANYGAYGAAKAGVIALSRAAAAEYSADRIRINTVSPGAVKTDLWAEAPPEMLDQVAAGIPLQRIGVPEDIAEAVVWLCSDGAAFVTGHNLVVDGGFTAVQK